Genomic segment of Longimicrobium sp.:
GATCCCCGCGCCCAGCTCCGTCAGCACGTCGATGCGGCTGATGTCGCGCCCCTCACTGAAGTAGGCGGCGAACAGGGCCTCGCGCATCCGCGCGCCCACGCCGTTGCGCGCCGCGAACGCCGCCGCCTCGTGCGCCTTGCGCGTCCGCACGGCCAGCGGGGGCACCGACAGCGGCAGGCCCAGCTCGTCTGCCAAGGGCCGCAGCGCATCCATCCACTCGCCGTTCACCTCCGGCAGCGGCCCGGGCGCGGGATACAGCTCGAAGGCCATCCAGGTGGGCTGCACCAAGCCCTCGCGCTGCATGCGCCGCACCGCCGCCTCCGCCACGTACGAGAAGGGGCAGGCGAAGTCCGAAAACACCACCAGCGGAACGGCCGCCATGCTCCAACCACTGCCCTGGGAACGCGCTCGGGAGGGCGCCAATCTGCCCCGCGTTCCTGCGCGCCGCAAGCCCGCCTCAGCCTGCACGGGCGAATGAATTCGCTGCAACCACCACACGAAGTCTTCCTTCGCAGACTGGCTTGCCCTGGTGTGGGTCAAGGACCGGCGCGCGCCCGGTCTTCCTGCCGAGTGCTGCCTCCGGCGCAATCTGTCATCCAGAGGCCCGGGCGCACTGAACCGGCCCGCAGTGCATGCCATGCAGGGCCGTGGGATCTTGCCGCAGATGCCTCTTGCCTGGGGCGCGGCAGCGGCACGGACCTCCGGGCCTCGGCCCTGATCCTCGCCTGGGAACGCCCCACGCCTCCCCAGGCGAATGAATTCGCTGCAACGACCACACGAAGTCTGCCTTCGCAGACTGGCTTGTCCGGGTGTGGGTCGAAGCCCGGTGCGCGCCCGGACCTCTGTCCTCCCGCCGAGTGCTGCCTCCGGCGCAATCTGTCATCCAGAGGCCCGGGCGCACTGAACCGGCCCGCAGTGCATACCATGCAGGGCCGTGGGATCTTGCCGCGGATGCCTCTTGGCTAGGGCGCGGCAGCGGCACGGACCTTCAGGCCTCGGCCCTGATCCTCGCCTGGGAACGCCCCAAGCCTGCCGGGGCGAATGAATTCGCTGCAACGACCACACGAAGTCTGCCTTCGCAGACTGGCTTGTTCTTGTGTGGCGAGGACTTTGTGGCGCGACCGAGTTTTCCAGCCGGGCTCTCGTGTGGACGCAGGTCCGGTGCACGGCCTTGAGTGTGTGGCGGATCCCTCAGTCGCTGCAAAGCATGAACCGACCGCAAGTTACGCTTGGCCGCTCCTTCGGGATGACATCGCGCCTCGGCAGGTGCGACGTGCGTGCA
This window contains:
- a CDS encoding DsbA family oxidoreductase gives rise to the protein MAAVPLVVFSDFACPFSYVAEAAVRRMQREGLVQPTWMAFELYPAPGPLPEVNGEWMDALRPLADELGLPLSVPPLAVRTRKAHEAAAFAARNGVGARMREALFAAYFSEGRDISRIDVLTELGAGIGLDATEMHVVLDVGGAASRIDAELEAARGVGVDQTPTLVAGTGDEARWIVGARPFTELQAAILEQ